The window ATTGTACAATGATATCGAAATTTTAAACAGCTTTGAAAGGTGGGAATTTTCAAGGGGGCGACGGCGCTTGCATTGGCGGAGAGCGGGAAGCATCAGAGTGTTGTTGATGCAGTTCGGAAGCGGCTTGGGGGCAAGGGTGAGGCTGCTCAGGTACAGGTTTTTACAGGGGAGAAGTTTACGAACAGTATAGGGATGGTGTTTAAAAAAATCCTTGCAGGCTCCTTTGTAATGGGTGGACAAGGGAGAGAGGACTGGATTCCTTCCCATAAAGTGACGTTATCAGCATTTTATATGGCTACGACAGAAGTAACGTTTTCTCATTGGAAGAAAGTATATCAATGGGCGATTAATCATGGGTACAAGATTCAAAATAGTGGTAATAATCTGAGATATGCATATGGAAAAAATTTATTTTGCCCGATAGATAAGGTGTCTTGGTATGACTGTGTAAAATGGTGTAATGCTGCCAGCGAAATGGAGGGAAGAACTCCATGTTATACCGCTGATGGTGTACCTATTCGGGCAAGAGATAGAATAGATGTGTTGTGCACTTGGGACGCGAACGGGTATCGCCTACCAAGTGAAGCTGAATGGGAATATGCTGCTTGGGGTGACGAAACAAATACAAGCTATTGGGAGAAAATTGTCAGCGGAGATCATGAATATTGCTGGTACGGAGCAAATAGTGGGATATTGATGCATCCCGCTGGATTAAAAAAGGCAAACAGTTGGGGGCTTTATGATATGAGTGGAAATGTGAATGAATGGTGTTGGGATTTATTCATGGCGTATTTAAAAACATCTTTGACAAATCCGTATGGGTCGACAAATGGCATGTATCGCATCTTTCGCGGCGGTTCATTCATACATGGTGGGATATACCTTAGCCCTATTGCTCGACAATATACTAACCCGGAATGCGATTTAGATGATGTCGGTTTCCGTGTCGCGGTTTCAGCAAAATGACCCTGTCCGCAGCGCGTTTTGCTTTTGTGCGTTCGCCTCGGCTCCGCTCGGCGAACGGTAATCGCGAACGTACGCCCATTGGCTTCAACATCGAGATGCGCGGTACGGCGTATCGGGGCTCGGTCGTCGAGCGGAGCCGAGACGAACGAGTATGGGTACTGACGAAGCGACTCGACAGTACGCCCCTCGACTCCGCTCGGGACTCGGTCATCGAGCGGAGCCGAGATGACCGATTGGAGGAATAGTATGCCATTCATGTATATCCTGAAGTGCTGTGATGGAACGTATTACACCGGCAGCACGGTAAATATTGAAAAGCGTCTCTATGAACATCAAAATGGGAATGGAGCAAATTATACGAAGAAACGTTTGCCGGTTAAGCTGGTGTATTTCGAGGAATATGCAAGGATTGATGAAGCGTTCTATCGCGAGAAGCAAGTGCAGGGCTGGGGTCATGTGAAAAAGAAGGCGCTGATCGAAGCGCGATACAATGATTTGCATGCTCAGTCTGAATGTAAGAATGACAGTAATTCGCTCAATGTTCAACACACGGAGTCTTGACTTCGCACCCCTCGACTCCGCTCGGGGAGCGAACAAAATAATATAATTGCAGATCGGTCGTCGAGCGGAGCCGAGACGAACGAGTATGGATACTGGCGAAGCGACTCGACAGTACGCCCCTCGACTCACTTCGACAGCGCTTAGTGCAGGCCGCTCGGGGCTCGGTCGTCGAGCGTAGTCGAGACGACCGAAAATGAGCTGTGCCGAAGCGACCGAAAGAGTCAGTATTTCTTCATTAACACGAGCGATCGCCCGTCGCTTTGAAAGCCTGCTTTCGTGAATGCAGCGCGATATTCGCTCTCAACGGCGGGCGTATCATTTATCGTTTCAACGCGCACGGCGGAGAGCGGTTCGAACTCCCGCGACACCATGGCCCGGAACACGCCGCAGTATTCCGCGAATCGGTCGTCGTTCGGAGATGCTGTTGTAGTGACATCCTTGCCGCTCTTGCGTGAGATGAGAACGATATTCTCTCCGCGATAGACGATATGCGTCGATGCGAGCCGCTCCGGCAGTATCGACTTGAGCGATGATATATCGATGCCGGCAGCGGATGCCGGGTCGGCGGCGTTCATCCACCATACAGTGTCACCCGCGTCCGCGGAAAAGTCCTTAAGTGCATCGGGTGCCGCGAATTGGAGGCCGAGCACATCGTCGAAGAAACGTCCGCTCACGATCTCGCCGGAAAGCTCCATGAGCCGGAATGCAGTAAAGAGCGATTTCCACCGGAGCATCGGCATCTCATGGGCGAGGAGTTCGCGGAACACGATGCCGTAGCGCGAGAGCGCCATGCGCGCGCGGTCCTTTATCAATTCCTGTTCCTCGAGCGGATCGCGTTCATTCCCCGACGTGAGCGCATGCCACGCACCGGCGAACGGGCGCGATGTTTTCCAGCGATTGAATCCCCCGCGCCGTGAGGGCCGATTCGATGCGGCCGATGACGGCGCGCTTTCTTTCGACGCAAAATCGTTCTGAATGCCGAGGCGTACCGCTTTGAAATCGTCATTGGTGATATGGCCGTGAAAGGCGAGTTCCCAGAGCGATGATGCCGCGGTCTTTGAATCAAGACCGGTCTCCTTCATGATGTCGGCGAGGGTATAGCGGCCGTTTTTTGCCGCGAAGAAATCGGCGAGCGCATTCTTTGCCGGAAGCGACGAAGCGAAGAGCTCGTGATCGGATGCGAAACAGAACGATATGCGTTCATGGCCCGTGCCGAACCAGAGGCAATCGCTCTCATTGAGTACGGTATCGAGCCATGATGTGTAGTAGGGAGAGAGGCGTGCGGGGAATATCTCCGATTCCCAGAATGACGCTTTTGCTGAAAAGCCGAAGAGGCGTTCCATGCAGCGCTCGAGGTCCTCTTTTGATGCGCCGATAGTTCCTATCCCCTGTCGACGGGCGAGGAAGGCGGGGAGGGCGGCTATCGGTTTGGCCTGCAGCTGCGGGCGTTCGTCCGCTCTTCGAACGCGTAACAGCGTTTCGAGCGTACCGGCCTCGCAGATCTCGAGCGGGCTGTCGGGACCGCGGAATTGGCCGGAGATGATCGTCCCGCTCTCCAGGAGCGTATGGACCGCGTGGTTGAAAAGAGCGGGCGGTATCGGGAGGAGCGTGGAGAGCTCTTCGGTGCTCATCGGCGTATAGAACCTGAGATACTCAGCGAGGAATTGCGCGCGTATTTCACCAGCGTCAGCATCGTCGGAAGGATCGGCCTTGCCGAATACGATATGGATAGATCGTTCGTCTTCACGTGCATAGACGCCGTCGGCAATGATGATCCTGTCGGATAGTTCGCTCTGCGTGAAGGAGAGGTTGTGGTCGCGTGCAATGGCTGCGAGGAGTTCATCCCACTCCGCGCGGGGTATATATCGCCGTTCCTTTACCCAGACAAAAAGCTCATCGATGCTGTCCGGTGCGTATCCGATGGCTATGCGCTTGCGCTTCGATCCATAGCGCGACAGCATTTCTTCCGAGAACGTGGGGAATGTCCCCGTGGAGAATATATTCTTGATGAGGTCGCCGCGTATATTGCTTTGGAACGATGAAAGCGGCGTATCATCATCGTACATATAGGTGTTCGTCTGCCGCCAGGCGACATCCCCTGCGAACGGCGATGGTGCCGATGTTATCGTTTCGCTGACGGCGATAGTGCCGTCGGCAAGCTCGCCGAGCACGGCATCAAGCGCGGCAAGATCGCTCTCGTCACGCAGGCAGCTTCGCCACGTTTCAAGTATGATGGGGAAGTCGTCATACTTCGCTGTCGCCTCAAGGAGCTTTTTCGCCCTGAGTCGATTGAACCAGAGCGGCATGCGCTTCTTGAAATTCCGCGGAAGGAGGAGTGCGCGCGCTGCGTTCTCGCGGAAATGGCCGCCGAAGAATT is drawn from Spirochaetota bacterium and contains these coding sequences:
- a CDS encoding SUMF1/EgtB/PvdO family nonheme iron enzyme, which produces MGIFKGATALALAESGKHQSVVDAVRKRLGGKGEAAQVQVFTGEKFTNSIGMVFKKILAGSFVMGGQGREDWIPSHKVTLSAFYMATTEVTFSHWKKVYQWAINHGYKIQNSGNNLRYAYGKNLFCPIDKVSWYDCVKWCNAASEMEGRTPCYTADGVPIRARDRIDVLCTWDANGYRLPSEAEWEYAAWGDETNTSYWEKIVSGDHEYCWYGANSGILMHPAGLKKANSWGLYDMSGNVNEWCWDLFMAYLKTSLTNPYGSTNGMYRIFRGGSFIHGGIYLSPIARQYTNPECDLDDVGFRVAVSAK
- a CDS encoding GIY-YIG nuclease family protein → MPFMYILKCCDGTYYTGSTVNIEKRLYEHQNGNGANYTKKRLPVKLVYFEEYARIDEAFYREKQVQGWGHVKKKALIEARYNDLHAQSECKNDSNSLNVQHTES